The following nucleotide sequence is from Candidatus Thermoplasmatota archaeon.
AGTGCTGAACCAATTGAAGCATTGCGTAATATTTCTTTTGTAAACAAAAAAACAAAGGTTATAACAGACATAAATCCGGTTATTCCTTTCACTGTTGCTGTTGGTGGCGAACCTTATCCAAAGCTTGATGATGTTTTTAAAGAGATTTCTAAACATGCTGAGTTGTATAAGATAGATGCTTTGAAGATAGCAAAAGAGTCTGGTGATGCCATAACAAAAAATACTGTCCTACTTGGTGCTCTTGCTGCAACAGGTGTGTTGCCCTTTAAACCAGATGTGTTGCTTGAGACAATACTAAATATGGTTCCTGATAAGTACAAGGATGTTAACAGGAAAGCATTTGAAAACGGTATGAAAGCAATAAAAAAATAAAACTTTTTGTTTAAAATGGACGACAGAAAAACAGCTATTTCTTTACTGCTTGTGCTTATAAGCCTTATTTGGGCAGGATCATTTATAGCTGTAAAAGTAACAGTTGATGAAATACCACCAAGTCACTTAGGTTTCCTACGTTTTCTTGTTGCAACACCTATAATGGTACTACTAATTTTTTTACTTAAAAAAGATAAAGGGATACCAATTAAAAAAGAATTCTTGTCACTCATAGCACTTGGTTTAACTGGTGTTACGCTTCTTTATGTTTTTCAATTTATAGGAATCGAGTATACTACTGCATCTACATCATCTGTTCTTATTAATACTAATGTTGTTTTCATTGTTTTGTTATCAACAGTTTTTCTAAAAGAATCTTTTACATTCAAAAAAACCTTTGGCGTAATAATATCATTTGTCGGGGTAGCAACCGTTGTTTTTGCACAGAGCAACAACGAAACAATATATTTTAACAACCAGTTTATAATCGGTTGTGTTCTTGTTTTAGTATCTGCTTTCTGCTGGGCCTCTTATTCAGTTGTCGGTAAAAGGCTTTTAGAGAGATATGATCCTTTTACTGTAACAACATATGCGTTTATCTTTGGAACAATCATGTTTTTACCATTTGTTTTCATTGACATTGTTAGTGTTATTCAAAAAGTTTCTTTTAATGGTTGGATGGCTGTTTTATATCTAGCTGTTTTCTGCTCTGTTTTCGGTTATATTGGTTGGTATTATGCTTTATCAAAAGTTGATGCTGGCAAGGCAGCTGTATTTCTAAATTTCATACCGCTTTTTACAATAATACTATCACTGCTTCTCATGAGGGAGGTTCCTAACCTGGTTTTTCTTGTTGGTGCTAGTCTTATAATTTTTGGCGTTTATTTGGCACAACGACGTTAATTACAGCTCTATTCCTTTTTAAAAAATAGTTTCTTTAATTTAAAGGCATCATCTATACCAAATACAAAGATTAAGGTGTTTATAATCAAATATTGGTACAATAGAGTGTAACAAGTGTTACAATATGGCCTGTAAAAATTAACAATTATTTTAAAAAACCTTCTTAAAGCCAATTAATTATAAATATTAAAATTTCATTTACTATACGTTTCATGAAACAGACATTTTGCGAATACATGATGTGGCACGGCTTCCCAGTTATTAGAAAAAAAATCGCAGAGGTCATGATGGATGAATTTGGGCTAAGCCAAAAAGAAGCCGCAGAAAAACTCGGTATTTCATCTGCTGCAGTATGTCAATATAAATCTAAAAAACGAGCTAAAATAGACGTGGTAGATTATGATTTTCTCAATGAAATCAGAAAATCAGCAAAGAACATTATAAACAATGGAAACGATCATGTACTCACTG
It contains:
- the iorB gene encoding indolepyruvate ferredoxin oxidoreductase subunit beta, with amino-acid sequence MNKKISIVLVGVGGQGVITAANILGNAAVKADVMVYVSEIHGMAQRGGNVVCTVRMGEVSSPMLPSGTADVVLSAEPIEALRNISFVNKKTKVITDINPVIPFTVAVGGEPYPKLDDVFKEISKHAELYKIDALKIAKESGDAITKNTVLLGALAATGVLPFKPDVLLETILNMVPDKYKDVNRKAFENGMKAIKK
- a CDS encoding DMT family transporter, with the protein product MDDRKTAISLLLVLISLIWAGSFIAVKVTVDEIPPSHLGFLRFLVATPIMVLLIFLLKKDKGIPIKKEFLSLIALGLTGVTLLYVFQFIGIEYTTASTSSVLINTNVVFIVLLSTVFLKESFTFKKTFGVIISFVGVATVVFAQSNNETIYFNNQFIIGCVLVLVSAFCWASYSVVGKRLLERYDPFTVTTYAFIFGTIMFLPFVFIDIVSVIQKVSFNGWMAVLYLAVFCSVFGYIGWYYALSKVDAGKAAVFLNFIPLFTIILSLLLMREVPNLVFLVGASLIIFGVYLAQRR